A window from Streptomyces sp. NBC_00299 encodes these proteins:
- a CDS encoding alpha/beta hydrolase family protein: MKFLFDDPAFDYQALRTAGYADYGGAQLGEVVAVAAHIPDGDTEAWRHAWATLAERVHRLGTAARDEGRTVDARSALLRAHNYYRTAEFFQRDQPRDPEALRLMRLSRETFANAAELMDRPPELVRIPYEDTSLPAYFYRADDSGEPRPTIIHHGGLDSTVEEGYFFVAAAALARGYHCLCFEGPGQGSVLREQGLVFRPDWEKVVTPVVDHALSLPGVDPDRLTLMGTSLGGLLAVRAAAFEHRLAGCVAHDAVWQLGDVVGLPPFVLEWVEQGCDDFADPVMWGIAARQTFTRWLLRQALWTFGADTPSQLLRTLAAFGLSDVIGQVRSPVLVLDAEEDLFFAGLEHAKKVYTGLNSPKTLHVFTADEGGGAHCHSGAMRLFHERLFPWLLETLGAERPAAA; encoded by the coding sequence ATGAAGTTCCTCTTCGACGACCCCGCCTTCGACTACCAGGCGCTGCGCACCGCCGGTTACGCCGATTACGGCGGTGCGCAGCTCGGCGAGGTCGTCGCAGTCGCCGCACACATCCCCGACGGCGACACCGAAGCCTGGCGGCACGCGTGGGCCACTCTCGCCGAACGCGTCCACCGGCTGGGCACCGCAGCCCGTGACGAGGGCCGCACCGTCGACGCCCGCTCCGCCCTGCTGCGGGCGCACAACTACTACCGGACCGCCGAGTTCTTCCAGCGCGACCAACCACGGGACCCGGAGGCCCTGCGACTGATGCGGCTGTCCCGGGAGACCTTCGCCAACGCGGCCGAACTCATGGACCGACCGCCCGAGCTCGTCCGCATCCCCTACGAGGACACCTCACTGCCCGCCTACTTCTACCGGGCGGACGACTCGGGCGAGCCCAGGCCGACCATCATCCACCACGGCGGCCTCGACTCCACCGTCGAGGAGGGCTACTTCTTCGTGGCGGCGGCGGCCCTCGCCCGTGGGTACCACTGTCTCTGTTTCGAGGGGCCCGGGCAGGGGTCGGTCCTGCGCGAGCAGGGGCTGGTCTTCCGCCCCGACTGGGAGAAGGTGGTCACGCCGGTCGTGGACCACGCACTGTCCCTGCCCGGCGTGGACCCCGACCGTCTGACGCTGATGGGCACCAGCCTCGGCGGCCTGCTCGCGGTGCGGGCCGCGGCGTTCGAGCACCGGCTGGCCGGCTGCGTCGCCCATGACGCGGTCTGGCAGCTGGGCGACGTCGTGGGGCTGCCGCCGTTTGTCCTGGAGTGGGTCGAGCAGGGATGCGACGACTTCGCCGACCCGGTGATGTGGGGGATCGCCGCCCGGCAGACCTTCACCCGCTGGCTGCTGCGGCAGGCGCTGTGGACCTTCGGCGCCGACACCCCGTCCCAACTGCTGCGCACGCTGGCCGCGTTCGGTCTGTCGGACGTGATCGGCCAAGTGCGCAGCCCCGTGCTCGTCCTCGACGCGGAGGAGGACTTGTTCTTCGCCGGTCTGGAGCACGCGAAGAAGGTGTACACAGGCCTCAACTCGCCCAAGACGTTGCATGTGTTCACGGCCGACGAGGGGGGTGGGGCGCACTGCCACTCGGGTGCGATGCGGCTGTTCCACGAGCGGCTCTTCCCCTGGCTGCTGGAAACACTCGGGGCGGAACGGCCGGCGGCGGCCTGA
- a CDS encoding DEAD/DEAH box helicase, producing MSRSVSTGRRSSAAPGEFALPATVTPALPAAATFGELDMPVALLEMLTGRGLTKPFPIQATTLPNSLAGRDVLGRARTGSGKTLAFGLALLVRTAGRRAEARKPLALVLTPTRELAQQVTDELTPYARLLKLRLATVVGGMSMGRQAGALRAGAEVVVATPGRLADLVERKDCRLDRVSITVLDEADQMADMGFMPQVTELLDQVRPDGQRMLFSATLDRNIDLLVRRYLHDPVVHSVDPSAGAVTTMEHHVLQVHGADKYATATEIAARDGRVIMFLDTKHAVDQFTKHLLSSGVKAAALHGGKSQPQRTRTLAQFKTGDVTTLVATNVAARGIHVDDLDLVVNVDPPGDHKDYLHRGGRTARAGESGRVVTLVLPNQRRDMARLLSDAGIRPQITQVRSGEAELSRITGAQAPSDVPVAGSGPAAERPKRGGAPFRGLGTRPGRSGGGESRRSAEARQIAEARKAARVRRGA from the coding sequence TTGAGCCGTTCAGTCAGCACCGGGCGTCGTTCCTCCGCAGCACCGGGGGAGTTCGCACTGCCGGCCACCGTCACCCCCGCCCTCCCCGCCGCAGCGACCTTCGGCGAACTGGACATGCCCGTCGCGTTGCTGGAGATGCTCACCGGCCGCGGCCTGACCAAGCCGTTCCCGATCCAGGCCACCACACTGCCGAACTCCCTCGCAGGGCGGGACGTGCTGGGTCGCGCGCGCACCGGGTCGGGCAAGACGCTCGCCTTCGGCCTGGCGCTCCTCGTGCGCACGGCCGGCCGGCGTGCCGAGGCGCGGAAGCCGCTGGCCCTGGTCCTCACTCCCACGCGCGAGCTGGCCCAGCAGGTCACCGATGAGCTCACCCCGTACGCCCGGTTGCTGAAGCTGCGGCTGGCCACGGTGGTCGGCGGCATGTCGATGGGCCGGCAGGCCGGCGCGCTGCGTGCCGGGGCCGAGGTGGTCGTCGCTACTCCTGGCCGCCTCGCGGATCTCGTCGAGCGCAAGGACTGCCGCCTGGACCGAGTGAGCATCACCGTCCTGGACGAGGCCGACCAGATGGCGGACATGGGCTTCATGCCGCAGGTCACCGAACTGCTGGACCAGGTACGCCCCGACGGCCAGCGCATGCTGTTCTCGGCCACGCTGGACCGCAACATCGACCTCCTGGTCCGTCGTTACCTCCATGACCCGGTGGTCCACTCGGTCGACCCGTCGGCGGGCGCGGTCACCACGATGGAGCATCACGTGCTGCAGGTGCACGGCGCCGACAAGTACGCCACCGCCACCGAGATCGCCGCCCGCGACGGCCGCGTGATCATGTTCCTGGACACCAAGCATGCTGTCGACCAGTTCACCAAGCACCTGCTGAGCAGCGGCGTAAAGGCCGCGGCCCTGCACGGCGGCAAGTCGCAGCCCCAGCGCACCCGCACCCTGGCGCAGTTCAAGACCGGTGATGTCACGACGCTGGTGGCCACCAACGTCGCGGCCCGGGGCATTCACGTCGACGACCTCGATCTCGTCGTCAACGTCGATCCGCCCGGCGACCACAAGGACTACCTGCACCGCGGTGGCCGTACCGCCCGCGCCGGCGAGTCCGGCAGGGTCGTCACGCTGGTCCTCCCCAACCAGCGCCGGGACATGGCCCGTCTCCTGTCCGACGCGGGTATCAGGCCGCAGATCACGCAGGTCCGCTCCGGCGAGGCCGAGCTGAGCCGCATCACCGGTGCCCAGGCTCCCTCCGATGTGCCCGTCGCCGGCAGTGGGCCGGCCGCCGAGCGCCCGAAGCGCGGCGGTGCCCCCTTCCGCGGTCTGGGCACCCGCCCGGGGCGGTCCGGTGGTGGCGAGTCCCGCCGGTCCGCCGAGGCCCGCCAGATTGCCGAGGCCCGCAAGGCCGCCCGGGTCCGCCGTGGCGCATAG
- a CDS encoding TetR/AcrR family transcriptional regulator yields the protein MPPHVERPAAAPGHTPRGGRQRDPAADRAILDSTLGLLSEGCNFGDLSMDLVAQRAGVARATIYRRWRNKEELVLAALSTLDLPVPPLEGLGLRDQLVALVDQLRHRGQDTNLHRLIGSLLGEAVRRPQLVERFEDTVVAARREAMLRALRDGVASGELRADLELNDAVELLTGPMAARLILRQRPVESVAFAESIVDTFLNGTRTTRAGTGPGTAPDHLPPQQEPLS from the coding sequence ATGCCGCCACACGTCGAACGTCCGGCGGCCGCCCCGGGACACACTCCCCGGGGCGGCCGCCAGCGCGACCCCGCCGCCGACCGGGCGATCCTGGACAGCACGCTCGGCCTGCTCAGCGAGGGATGCAACTTCGGCGACCTGTCCATGGACCTGGTCGCCCAACGCGCCGGCGTCGCCCGGGCCACCATCTACCGCCGCTGGCGCAACAAGGAGGAGCTGGTGCTGGCCGCGCTGAGCACCCTCGATCTCCCCGTGCCGCCGCTGGAAGGACTCGGCCTGCGGGACCAGCTCGTGGCCCTGGTGGACCAGCTGCGCCACCGCGGCCAGGACACCAACCTGCACCGCCTGATCGGCAGCCTGCTCGGTGAGGCGGTGCGCCGCCCGCAGCTGGTCGAGAGGTTCGAGGACACCGTCGTCGCCGCACGGCGCGAAGCCATGCTGCGGGCGCTGCGGGACGGCGTCGCGAGCGGTGAGCTGCGCGCCGACCTCGAACTGAACGACGCGGTCGAACTGCTCACCGGTCCGATGGCCGCTCGGCTGATTCTTCGTCAACGCCCTGTGGAATCAGTGGCGTTCGCCGAGTCGATCGTCGACACGTTTCTGAACGGAACCCGCACCACCCGTGCCGGGACAGGCCCCGGCACGGCACCGGATCACCTCCCCCCACAACAGGAGCCGCTGTCATGA
- a CDS encoding SpoIIE family protein phosphatase has protein sequence MIEGNVSANGVASNLYPFGAASVGETPERDDALVSGIVGAVELTGAHTGSVFLLSGDHRSLVVAASCGSPPSLLSGWRRIPVNSGLPVAEAYRSGRMVHLAGAEETMRRFPQLSVALPYPFGSASVPVRAGERTFGTMAVVWTARPDGTGLSRAQRRKLRSAADRLGTTLAGLRTRGALGEYDERTAPVVVPLPSAPVIRVGLFDWNLGTGALTADDELCAILGMPPREFDGRAATLAAMIEPADLPGFRSTARAAVQERHVLAHCLRIRDGRGGHHTVELWGRVPESPDDLQASAHLVGAVLDSGSRMAAVAAIERLADGFFALSPDGRVAYANHSMEDLLRVRQDELLGRRPWDVLPWLADPVYEDRYRAALISQQPVSFLVRRPPATWLVFSLHPGAQGMTGWAAPVRQPVPADTGPGATLAEGGPPASWSPPPAAPRVGSLYRVLTLGSALTEAVTAHEVFEAVAEQLLPAFGGQKLAIAVVEARRLRLLDQRGYSKRFLARFEGTPLHARLPVTDALTSGAPLFVESREELLETYPGIMVSQSNSWAFLPLIASNRPVGVCLLGFDDVHRFPDEERGVLTALGGLIAQALERARLYDAEFALARGLQNALLPHRLPTLPGLDVTGRYLPGTRGMDIGGDWYDVIPTGDEVALIVGDVEGHNVAAAAAMGQLRSAVRAFATAGHRPSDVVANTNRLHMDLDPALLASCCYARLRPRSGVVRIVRAGHPLPLLRLPDGRAEVLDVPGGPLLGIDTAAHFPESELRLVPGSVLALYTDGLIERRDSDIDSDIDRLRASLARLGGGRLEDLADALLRNARRSADRADDIALLLTEYAPPPQTATKPASAHAGSGPPP, from the coding sequence ATGATCGAGGGCAACGTGTCGGCCAACGGTGTGGCATCGAACTTGTACCCGTTCGGCGCCGCAAGCGTCGGCGAAACGCCCGAGCGCGACGACGCGCTGGTCAGTGGCATCGTCGGTGCCGTGGAGCTGACCGGAGCGCATACCGGAAGCGTGTTTCTGCTCTCCGGCGACCACCGCTCGCTCGTAGTGGCCGCGTCGTGCGGGTCGCCGCCCTCCCTGCTCAGCGGGTGGCGTCGGATCCCGGTGAACAGCGGCCTGCCAGTGGCGGAGGCGTACCGCTCCGGGCGCATGGTCCATCTGGCCGGCGCGGAGGAGACGATGCGGCGCTTCCCGCAGCTCTCGGTCGCCCTGCCCTACCCGTTCGGTTCTGCATCGGTCCCCGTACGGGCGGGCGAGCGGACGTTCGGCACCATGGCCGTGGTGTGGACGGCCAGGCCGGACGGGACAGGGCTGTCGAGGGCGCAGCGCCGGAAGCTGCGCTCCGCCGCCGACCGGCTGGGCACCACCCTCGCCGGACTGCGGACCCGCGGCGCGCTCGGCGAGTACGACGAACGGACGGCTCCGGTAGTGGTCCCGTTGCCGTCCGCTCCGGTGATCCGGGTGGGTCTGTTCGACTGGAATCTCGGCACCGGAGCCCTCACGGCCGACGACGAGCTGTGCGCGATCCTCGGAATGCCGCCCCGCGAGTTCGACGGACGGGCGGCCACCCTGGCGGCCATGATCGAGCCCGCGGATCTGCCCGGCTTCCGGTCCACCGCCCGTGCCGCGGTCCAGGAACGCCACGTACTGGCACACTGCCTGCGCATCCGGGACGGCCGCGGGGGCCACCACACCGTCGAGCTGTGGGGCAGGGTGCCCGAGAGCCCTGACGACCTTCAGGCCTCGGCCCATCTGGTCGGCGCCGTACTCGACTCCGGGAGCCGCATGGCCGCCGTGGCGGCGATCGAGCGGCTCGCGGACGGCTTCTTCGCGCTCTCGCCCGACGGCCGCGTCGCCTACGCCAACCACAGCATGGAGGATCTGCTGCGGGTCCGCCAGGACGAACTGCTCGGCCGACGCCCCTGGGACGTCCTGCCCTGGCTGGCCGATCCCGTGTACGAGGACCGCTACCGAGCCGCCCTGATCTCCCAGCAACCGGTCTCCTTCCTGGTCCGCCGCCCTCCGGCCACATGGCTGGTCTTCTCCCTCCACCCGGGCGCTCAGGGCATGACGGGGTGGGCGGCACCCGTGCGACAGCCGGTACCGGCCGACACCGGACCCGGGGCAACCCTCGCGGAAGGGGGGCCGCCCGCCTCCTGGTCGCCTCCGCCCGCGGCCCCGCGCGTGGGTTCCCTCTACCGGGTGCTCACGCTGGGCAGCGCGCTCACCGAGGCGGTCACCGCACACGAGGTGTTCGAGGCCGTCGCCGAGCAGCTGCTGCCCGCTTTCGGCGGTCAGAAGCTGGCGATTGCCGTGGTGGAGGCGCGGCGCCTGCGCCTGCTCGATCAGCGCGGCTACTCGAAGCGCTTTCTCGCCCGGTTCGAAGGCACTCCGCTGCATGCCCGGCTGCCGGTGACGGACGCGCTGACCTCCGGGGCCCCGCTGTTCGTCGAGTCCCGTGAGGAGCTTCTCGAGACCTACCCCGGGATCATGGTCAGTCAGTCCAACTCCTGGGCGTTCCTGCCCTTGATCGCCTCGAACCGCCCGGTCGGCGTCTGTCTGCTCGGCTTCGACGACGTTCACCGATTTCCCGACGAGGAGCGCGGAGTCCTCACCGCGCTGGGCGGCCTCATCGCCCAGGCCCTGGAACGCGCCAGGCTCTACGACGCGGAATTCGCCCTCGCCCGCGGCCTGCAGAACGCGCTGCTGCCGCACCGGCTGCCCACACTGCCGGGCCTCGATGTCACCGGGCGCTATCTTCCGGGCACCCGAGGGATGGACATCGGCGGCGACTGGTACGACGTCATCCCCACCGGCGACGAGGTCGCGCTGATCGTCGGGGACGTCGAGGGGCACAACGTCGCCGCCGCGGCTGCCATGGGCCAGCTGCGAAGCGCGGTGCGGGCCTTCGCCACCGCCGGCCACCGGCCGAGCGACGTCGTCGCCAACACCAACCGGCTCCACATGGACCTCGACCCGGCGCTCCTCGCAAGCTGCTGCTACGCCCGCCTCCGTCCTCGCTCGGGGGTCGTGCGCATCGTCCGTGCCGGCCACCCCCTGCCCTTGCTGCGCCTGCCCGACGGCCGGGCCGAAGTCCTGGATGTGCCCGGCGGCCCTCTGCTCGGCATCGACACAGCGGCACACTTTCCGGAGTCGGAGCTGCGCCTCGTACCCGGGTCGGTCCTGGCCCTGTACACGGACGGACTGATCGAGAGGCGTGACTCGGACATCGATTCCGACATCGACCGGCTCCGGGCGTCACTTGCCCGCTTGGGCGGGGGCCGCCTGGAGGATCTGGCCGACGCGCTGCTGCGGAACGCCCGCCGTTCCGCCGACAGGGCGGACGACATCGCCCTCCTGCTCACCGAGTACGCTCCGCCACCGCAGACGGCGACAAAGCCGGCGTCCGCACACGCCGGCTCCGGCCCGCCGCCGTGA
- a CDS encoding cold-shock protein translates to MATGTVKWFNAEKGFGFIEQDGGGPDVFAHYSNIAAQGFRELQEGQKVNFDVTQGQKGPQAENITPA, encoded by the coding sequence ATGGCTACCGGCACCGTCAAGTGGTTCAACGCGGAAAAGGGATTCGGTTTCATCGAGCAGGACGGCGGCGGCCCGGACGTCTTCGCCCACTACTCGAACATCGCCGCCCAGGGCTTCCGTGAGCTTCAGGAAGGTCAGAAGGTAAACTTCGACGTCACGCAGGGCCAGAAGGGTCCGCAGGCGGAGAACATCACTCCCGCCTGA
- a CDS encoding 4'-phosphopantetheinyl transferase family protein: MASAVREVLGPDWPRYRTAREPLVRARLLGSRLLLRHTVAVVADIAPDRVVVGRDGHGRPVLHRPAGLDVSISHTAGTLVVGIARGRRIGVDVEASDRSLLAPGLAEKFCHPEELAELCGLPPAERNLRLVRLWTLKEAYTKALGVGLAHDFSRLRPRPEPRDGGWRLDRTAGGWHLRCEQVAGRFVVASALGPEGG; encoded by the coding sequence ATGGCGTCGGCCGTGCGTGAGGTGCTCGGCCCGGACTGGCCGCGCTACCGGACGGCGCGCGAACCCCTCGTACGGGCAAGGCTTCTGGGCTCCCGGTTGCTGCTGCGCCACACGGTGGCCGTCGTGGCGGACATCGCACCGGACCGAGTGGTCGTGGGCCGTGACGGCCACGGGCGCCCGGTCCTGCACCGGCCCGCCGGACTGGATGTGAGCATCAGCCACACGGCCGGGACGCTGGTGGTCGGGATCGCCCGCGGCCGCCGGATCGGCGTGGACGTCGAGGCCTCGGACCGCTCCCTGCTGGCACCCGGACTCGCCGAGAAGTTCTGCCACCCGGAAGAACTGGCGGAACTGTGCGGGCTGCCGCCGGCCGAGCGGAACCTGAGGCTGGTACGCCTGTGGACGCTGAAGGAGGCCTACACGAAGGCACTCGGCGTAGGCCTGGCGCACGACTTCTCCCGCCTGCGCCCCCGGCCCGAACCGCGGGACGGCGGCTGGCGGTTGGACCGGACGGCAGGAGGATGGCACCTGCGCTGCGAACAGGTCGCGGGCCGCTTTGTGGTCGCCAGCGCGCTGGGCCCGGAAGGCGGGTAG
- a CDS encoding AfsR/SARP family transcriptional regulator — translation MSVPCLQADLALRYELLGRLRVTRGGVDLTPEQPKLTKLLALLLIRAGKTVPGEKLVAELWEQGPPRCAFASLRVYVSQLRKILNGPTGTSPIATTSPGYILEVSGATTDFQEFEVLYTRGRERYGAADFLHASELLRRASSLWRGPILEGIQGSLDIESFAAVHEEKRLNCIELSIDSTLALGCHHEVIEDLKGLLVRHPLREPFYRQLMVALYRAGRQGDALGTYRSARRMIREELGVEPGPALRLAHEAILRADPARLEAAGVIPAIR, via the coding sequence GTGTCCGTGCCCTGTTTACAGGCCGACCTTGCGCTCCGCTACGAGCTGCTGGGGCGGCTGCGGGTCACCCGTGGCGGAGTCGACCTGACGCCCGAGCAGCCCAAACTCACCAAACTGCTCGCCCTGCTGCTGATCAGGGCGGGCAAGACCGTACCGGGGGAGAAGCTCGTGGCGGAACTCTGGGAGCAAGGTCCGCCGCGCTGCGCCTTCGCGAGTCTGCGCGTGTACGTCTCACAGTTGCGGAAAATCCTGAACGGACCGACAGGGACGTCTCCGATCGCCACGACATCGCCGGGATACATCCTCGAGGTGAGCGGCGCCACAACAGATTTCCAAGAATTCGAAGTGCTCTACACTCGTGGCCGAGAACGATACGGCGCGGCCGATTTTCTGCATGCCTCCGAACTTCTCCGCAGGGCGTCGTCGCTGTGGCGGGGGCCTATTCTGGAGGGAATTCAAGGGTCGTTGGACATCGAATCGTTCGCAGCCGTGCACGAGGAAAAGCGGCTGAATTGCATCGAGCTGAGCATCGACTCCACGCTGGCACTCGGTTGCCATCACGAGGTGATCGAGGACCTGAAGGGCCTCCTCGTCAGGCATCCGCTGCGGGAGCCCTTCTACCGCCAGTTGATGGTCGCCCTGTACCGGGCGGGCCGTCAGGGGGACGCGCTGGGGACGTACCGCAGCGCCCGCCGGATGATCAGAGAAGAGCTCGGCGTCGAGCCGGGACCCGCCCTGCGCCTCGCCCACGAGGCCATACTCCGGGCGGATCCGGCACGCTTGGAGGCCGCCGGCGTCATCCCCGCCATCCGCTGA
- a CDS encoding DHA2 family efflux MFS transporter permease subunit — protein MTSQPRLKLAEHTPQTAHPHRWRVLAVLLVSLLLVVLDTSILNVALKTLAEPAPVGLGARQSELQWSIDSYTLVFAALLFTTGVLADRCGRKRTMLAGLVVFGGCSLWSAYAHSAEELIIARAGLGVGGALVLPATLAIIMAVFPPAERAKAIGVWAGAAGLAVALGPITGGALLERFWWGSVFLINLPIVVIGAVATLFVVPESRDPERTGFDPLGVVLSVAGLTFLVYGVIKGGESDDWADATVWGPMLGGLAVLALFILWERRSARPALDLALFQNRRFSAAVTVIGLVFFALLGATFFLVFYLQSVRGWTPLEAGCLLLPLAVAQLAFSPPATLAAKRLGVRPVCAGGMLLASLAFLAVATIDEHTEVWVIESVLFVMGIGIACVMPPATSAAMSAVARDRAGTGAAVSTTFRQVGGALGVAVLGSVLSVSYRSRVEDHLTPLPAPVRDSARESVAATLTAAEKLGAPGSALAARAVDAFVSAMHLTALVAAGVTFLGALVCLLLLPSRTAAGTPGAEEPTASKEVHTTEV, from the coding sequence GTGACATCTCAGCCCCGCCTCAAGCTCGCCGAGCACACCCCGCAGACCGCGCACCCGCACCGGTGGCGCGTCCTCGCGGTCCTGCTGGTGAGCCTCCTCCTCGTCGTCCTGGACACGTCGATCCTGAACGTGGCCCTGAAGACACTCGCCGAGCCGGCTCCCGTCGGCCTCGGGGCCAGGCAGAGCGAACTGCAGTGGTCGATCGACTCCTACACCCTCGTCTTCGCCGCCCTGCTCTTCACCACCGGCGTCCTCGCCGACCGCTGCGGCCGCAAACGCACAATGCTCGCCGGGCTCGTCGTCTTCGGCGGCTGTTCCCTGTGGTCCGCCTACGCCCACAGCGCCGAGGAACTGATCATCGCCCGGGCCGGGCTGGGCGTCGGCGGCGCCCTCGTACTGCCCGCCACTCTCGCGATCATCATGGCCGTCTTCCCGCCCGCCGAACGCGCCAAGGCCATCGGCGTCTGGGCGGGCGCCGCCGGACTCGCCGTCGCGCTGGGGCCCATCACCGGCGGTGCCCTGCTCGAACGGTTCTGGTGGGGCTCGGTGTTCCTGATCAACCTGCCCATCGTCGTGATCGGCGCCGTCGCCACCCTGTTCGTCGTACCCGAGTCCCGCGATCCCGAGCGCACCGGCTTCGACCCCCTCGGTGTCGTCCTCTCCGTGGCCGGCCTGACCTTCCTGGTGTACGGCGTGATCAAGGGCGGCGAGTCGGACGACTGGGCGGACGCCACGGTCTGGGGGCCGATGCTCGGCGGCCTCGCCGTCCTGGCTCTCTTCATTCTCTGGGAACGCCGCAGCGCGCGCCCCGCGCTGGACCTCGCCCTCTTCCAAAACCGCCGCTTCTCCGCCGCCGTGACCGTGATCGGCCTGGTCTTCTTCGCCCTGCTCGGCGCCACCTTCTTCCTGGTCTTCTACCTGCAGAGCGTCCGTGGCTGGACCCCGCTGGAGGCCGGCTGCCTGCTGCTGCCCCTGGCCGTGGCCCAGTTGGCGTTCTCGCCGCCGGCCACGCTCGCCGCCAAGCGCTTGGGGGTCCGGCCGGTGTGTGCCGGCGGCATGCTGCTCGCCTCGCTCGCCTTCCTCGCCGTGGCCACCATCGACGAACACACCGAGGTCTGGGTCATCGAGTCCGTCCTCTTCGTCATGGGCATCGGCATCGCCTGCGTCATGCCCCCCGCGACATCCGCCGCGATGTCCGCCGTAGCCCGGGACCGCGCGGGTACCGGAGCGGCGGTCAGCACCACCTTCCGGCAAGTGGGCGGCGCCCTCGGCGTCGCGGTCCTCGGCTCGGTGCTCTCCGTCAGCTACCGCTCCCGGGTCGAGGACCACCTGACGCCGCTGCCCGCCCCGGTCCGCGACTCGGCCCGGGAGTCCGTCGCGGCCACCCTCACCGCCGCGGAGAAGCTGGGGGCGCCCGGCTCCGCGCTCGCGGCCCGCGCCGTCGACGCGTTCGTGTCCGCGATGCACCTCACGGCCCTCGTCGCCGCCGGCGTCACCTTCCTCGGCGCCCTCGTCTGCCTGCTGCTCCTGCCTTCCCGTACGGCAGCCGGGACGCCCGGCGCCGAAGAGCCGACCGCCAGCAAAGAGGTCCACACCACGGAGGTCTGA
- a CDS encoding baeRF2 domain-containing protein encodes MAVVVHYGGLPTAETHGWVTLEAETGTWPASTVTPGERLHRRVAVATWHRTSLRLGHRLDERARRAHADAVVVGGDEWACNVLIRRLPHTLRDKVVRVGGRTPTDTGRALLEQQLDGVFRGRMAAHDRELVDIFIGRRALAGPMTEGLAATVAALQRGQVAALLLNRPPGSSLQLWAGSQPTQLALTEAELMSFGVRAPREERADEALVRALVGTGAELIVVPESELRLYEGVGALLRYTDPGTPP; translated from the coding sequence ATGGCCGTAGTCGTCCACTACGGCGGCCTTCCGACCGCCGAGACCCACGGCTGGGTAACTCTGGAGGCGGAAACCGGCACCTGGCCCGCGTCCACCGTCACCCCGGGTGAGCGGCTGCACCGCAGGGTCGCGGTGGCGACCTGGCACCGCACCTCCCTCCGGCTCGGCCACCGGCTGGACGAACGGGCGCGGCGCGCCCATGCCGACGCAGTCGTCGTGGGCGGGGACGAGTGGGCGTGCAACGTACTGATCCGCCGCCTGCCGCACACCCTGCGGGACAAGGTCGTACGCGTGGGCGGCCGGACCCCCACCGACACCGGACGCGCCCTGTTGGAGCAGCAGCTCGATGGCGTCTTCCGCGGCCGCATGGCCGCGCACGACCGGGAACTCGTGGACATCTTCATCGGCCGGCGTGCCCTGGCCGGACCCATGACGGAGGGGCTGGCCGCCACCGTCGCCGCCCTCCAGCGTGGCCAGGTCGCGGCACTGCTGCTGAACCGGCCGCCAGGGTCTTCGCTGCAGCTCTGGGCGGGCTCCCAGCCCACTCAGCTCGCCCTGACCGAGGCGGAGCTGATGTCCTTCGGCGTGCGGGCCCCGCGCGAGGAACGCGCCGACGAGGCCCTCGTCCGGGCCCTCGTCGGCACCGGTGCCGAGCTGATCGTCGTACCGGAGAGCGAGCTGAGGCTGTACGAGGGCGTGGGCGCCCTGCTGCGGTACACCGACCCGGGGACCCCTCCCTGA